A window of the Candida orthopsilosis Co 90-125, chromosome 1 draft sequence genome harbors these coding sequences:
- a CDS encoding protein serine/threonine kinase: MAPPPPPGAYQPGTKLVVGSHQISIIKYISAGGFAHVYTCHIEPAFHGSHTACLKRVVVPSKWQLSLLRQEVDAMRRLRGNKHIVSYIDSHAARLNEPSHQQQQQYEVLLLMEYCENNGLIDFMNTRLVNKLTEKEIVDIMYQVTIGVAMCHHLRPPLIHRDIKIENVLIDSNHVFKLCDFGSSVNYMAPPKNPQELQLMKDDLMQHTTPQYRAPEMIDLTKGFPIDDKSDIWALGIFLYKLCYYTTPFESPNQSSLQDLERAVLNCSETLRFKDQPGSMFSPRLKNVIKVCLRADPRRRPNAVQLLGELCQMRGETKVPNVIPASILLAPAEVKKPVASEIRKSVSPPQQNTTKLENKANKPVDAFAAIDKTKFMKKLDTKTISSPFESEPKRSIARPLSAYYDNGHKSKIYSQGNKSTPSIQDKVKQELARGYETTDLGETEDTMEFLKNKESESHDSGVKSAWNSLRRISTGGSNTLRRISTGGSISANNTGASDYSSRRKSLKQILTGSRRSSDEKLKPVTSEETAEKEKSIQKRMQALLAQSESQQVHKTASGYGRFTDKNVVDDIDSINESPYTKKPPVKKLAPPKVPVNLSTSRQHKSPTPEHVKSPAPPKKSLQKHKSHTTPSFKSKPDHYHKKPPPTKPKKPTFLKAGQPTRRLSTGSDLSIPDIDDLEKQFSKRFPNYV; encoded by the coding sequence ATGgcaccaccacctccaCCTGGTGCATACCAACCAGGAACAAAACTAGTCGTTGGATCACATCAGATCTCgatcatcaaatacatatCAGCTGGTGGGTTTGCTCATGTGTACACTTGTCATATTGAACCTGCATTCCATGGATCCCACACTGCTTGTTTGAAACGGGTTGTGGTTCCAAGTAAATGGCAATTGAGTCTCCTTCGTCAAGAGGTGGATGCTATGCGAAGGCTACGAGGAAACAAACATATTGTGTCGTATATTGATTCACATGCAGCTCGATTAAATGAACCTAgccaccaacaacaacaacaatatgaaGTGTTATTGCTAATGGAGTATTGTGAAAACAACGGattaattgattttatGAATACAAGACTAGTCAATAAGTTAACCGAGAAGGAGATTGTAGACATAATGTACCAAGTGACAATTGGTGTTGCCATGTGTCATCATTTACGACCTCCACTTATACACCGGGATATCAAGATAGAAAATGTCTTAATTGATTCCAACCATGTGTTTAAGTTATGTGATTTTGGGTCGTCAGTGAACTACATGGCACCACCAAAAAACCCACAGGAGCTACAATTAATGAAAGATGATTTGATGCAACATACAACCCCACAATATAGAGCACCGGAAATGATTGACCTAACAAAAGGATTCCCTATAGATGATAAACTGGACATTTGGGCGTTGGGAATCTTTTTGTACAAATTGTGCTACTACACCACACCGTTTGAGCTGCCCAACCAGTCAAGCTTGcaagatttggaaagagCTGTATTGAACTGCTCGGAGACATTGAGATTCAAAGACCAGCCAGGGCTGATGTTTTCACCTAGATTGAAGAACGTCATCAAAGTTTGCCTACGTGCAGACCCAAGGCGTAGACCAAATGCCGTTCAATTGTTGGGAGAATTGTGCCAAATGAGGGGAGAAACCAAGGTGCCAAATGTTATACCAGCTAGCATCTTGCTAGCACCAGCCGAAGTGAAGAAACCTGTTGCTTCAGAGATCAGAAAGTCCGTGAGCCCCCCACAACAGAACACTACCAAACTCGAAAATAAAGCAAACAAGCCAGTTGATGCTTTTGCAGCTATTGATAAAACAAAGTTcatgaagaaattggacACGAAAACAATATCATCCCCATTTGAGCTGGAACCAAAACGGTCAATAGCGCGTCCACTCAGTGCATATTATGACAATGGCCATAAATCCAAAATTTACTCACAGGGAAACAAATCGACACCATCAATTCAAGACAAAGTCAAGCAGGAACTTGCCAGAGGTTATGAAACTACAGACTTGGGTGAAACAGAGGACACTATggagtttttgaaaaacaaggAAAGTGAGAGTCATGATAGTGGTGTGAAGTCAGCTTGGAATAGCTTGAGAAGAATCAGTACTGGTGGAAGCAATACCTTGAGAAGGATTAGCACAGGAGGAAGTATCAGCGCCAACAACACAGGCGCCTCTGACTATAGCAGCAGAAGGAAGAGTCTTAAACAAATATTAACTGGAAGTCGAAGATCATCAGATGAGAAACTAAAGCCTGTAACCTCAGAAGAAACAGCAGAAAAGGAGAAACTGATTCAAAAACGAATGCAGGCATTACTTGCTCAGAGCGAATCACAACAAGTTCATAAAACTGCACTGGGCTATGGACGATTCACTGATAAGAATGTGGTGGACGATattgattcaatcaatgaGTCTCCTTACACGAAAAAGCCACCAGTGAAAAAGTTGGCACCTCCTAAGGTTCCAGttaatttatcaacatcaagaCAACATAAATCGCCCACCCCTGAGCATGTCAAATCGCCGGCTCCGCCAAAAAAGAGTTTGCAAAAGCACAAATCCCATACTACTCCCTCATTTAAATCAAAGCCCGACCACTATCACAAGAAGCCGCCCCCGACCAAGCCAAAGAAACCAACCTTTCTCAAGGCAGGTCAACCAACTCGTAGGTTGAGTACCGGTAGCGACTTATCAATACCAGATATAGATGACCTAGAGAagcaattttcaaagagATTCCCCAATTATGTCTAA